In the genome of Vicia villosa cultivar HV-30 ecotype Madison, WI linkage group LG7, Vvil1.0, whole genome shotgun sequence, one region contains:
- the LOC131615957 gene encoding uncharacterized protein LOC131615957 isoform X4 yields MSLHFGFRNVHVCIFGFDVFSGFGFASQDIYLHGYFSASIKLPSDYTAGIVVAFYAEKATFEEERRGGLKPPCDADGYHPVLYIEFQRDQENERIEAKESHIMEIQINGGTIAQKVDFAYNFFTFFRSIQLACT; encoded by the exons ATGTCCTTGCATTTTGGTTTCAGAAATGTCCATGTTTGCATCTTCGGATTTGATGTTTTTTCAGGCTTTGGATTTGCTTCTCAGGATATTTACCTTCATGGGTATTTTAGTGCTTCCATTAAATTACCTTCTGATTACACTGCTGGAATTGTTGTTGCATTCTAT GCTGAGAAGGCAAcatttgaagaagaaagaagaggaG GATTGAAGCCACCATGTGATGCTGATGGTTACCATCCAGTCCTTTATATAGAGTTTCAGAGAG ATCAGGAAAATGAAAGGATTGAAGCAAAAGAAAGCCATATCATGGAGATTCAGATTAATGGTGGTACTATTGCCCAGAAGGTTGACTTTGCATAcaacttttttactttttttagaAGCATTCAATTGGCTTGCACTTGA
- the LOC131617872 gene encoding NDR1/HIN1-like protein 13: MADRVHPHDSPPVSEEHAVVAPKSPSAPASEKPVPPPGTYIIQIPKDIIHRVPPKENARRYEQYTRKKNRRNRCCCFSWFIGLLFILIVLLGIAGGVFYLVVRPESPNYSIENINIRGINITSPSSTAAISPEFDVTVKADNPNNKIGIGYEKDSSAEIFYKDVKLCNGVLPAFYQPSNNVTEFKTVLKGNGIKMGSEDQRALVTALSKRKVLLVVKLRAPVKIKVGSVKTWKITVKVDCDLTVDKLTGNAKIGSRNCNFKLDLW, encoded by the coding sequence ATGGCTGACCGAGTTCACCCTCACGACTCGCCACCAGTTTCAGAGGAACATGCTGTTGTCGCTCCCAAGTCACCTTCAGCGCCGGCGTCGGAAAAGCCTGTTCCACCGCCGGGAACCTACATCATACAGATTCCCAAGGATATAATCCACCGCGTACCTCCAAAAGAGAACGCTCGTCGCTACGAACAATACACTCGCAAGAAAAACCGTCGCAACCGCTGTTGCTGCTTCTCCTGGTTCATCGGACTACTCTTTATCCTCATAGTTCTCCTCGGTATCGCCGGTGGAGTTTTCTACCTTGTTGTTCGTCCCGAGTCGCCGAACTACTCCATCGAAAATATCAACATTAGAGGAATAAACATAACTTCACCGTCGTCCACGGCGGCGATCTCGCCGGAGTTTGATGTCACTGTGAAAGCTGATAACCCTAACAATAAGATCGGAATCGGTTACGAGAAAGATAGTTCTGCGGAAATCTTCTACAAAGACGTGAAGCTATGTAACGGCGTTTTACCGGCGTTTTATCAGCCGTCGAATAATGTGACGGAGTTTAAAACGGTGTTAAAGGGTAACGGAATTAAGATGGGGAGTGAGGATCAGAGAGCGTTGGTTACGGCGCTGAGTAAACGGAAAGTGTTGTTGGTCGTTAAACTGAGAGCGCCTGTGAAAATAAAAGTGGGGTCTGTTAAAACGTGGAAGATTACCGTTAAAGTTGACTGTGATTTGACGGTGGATAAGTTGACTGGGAATGCTAAGATTGGTTCTAGGAATTGTAATTTTAAATTGGATCTTTGGTAA
- the LOC131615957 gene encoding probable xyloglucan endotransglucosylase/hydrolase protein 27 isoform X1, protein MSLHFGFRNVHVCIFGFDVFSGFGFASQDIYLHGYFSASIKLPSDYTAGIVVAFYVNLFSENTCRLRRQHLKKKEEEEMALLTFSAVAGLKPPCDADGYHPVLYIEFQRDQENERIEAKESHIMEIQINGGTIAQKVDFAYNFFTFFRSIQLACT, encoded by the exons ATGTCCTTGCATTTTGGTTTCAGAAATGTCCATGTTTGCATCTTCGGATTTGATGTTTTTTCAGGCTTTGGATTTGCTTCTCAGGATATTTACCTTCATGGGTATTTTAGTGCTTCCATTAAATTACCTTCTGATTACACTGCTGGAATTGTTGTTGCATTCTAT GTTAATCTATTTAGTGAGAACACTTGCAGGCTGAGAAGGCAAcatttgaagaagaaagaagaggaG GAAATGGCGCTTTTAACGTTTTCTGCTGTTGCAGGATTGAAGCCACCATGTGATGCTGATGGTTACCATCCAGTCCTTTATATAGAGTTTCAGAGAG ATCAGGAAAATGAAAGGATTGAAGCAAAAGAAAGCCATATCATGGAGATTCAGATTAATGGTGGTACTATTGCCCAGAAGGTTGACTTTGCATAcaacttttttactttttttagaAGCATTCAATTGGCTTGCACTTGA
- the LOC131615957 gene encoding uncharacterized protein LOC131615957 isoform X3, whose translation MSMFASSDLMFFQALDLLLRIFTFMGILVLPLNYLLITLLELLLHSMLRRQHLKKKEEEEMALLTFSAVAGLKPPCDADGYHPVLYIEFQRDQENERIEAKESHIMEIQINGGTIAQKVDFAYNFFTFFRSIQLACT comes from the exons ATGTCCATGTTTGCATCTTCGGATTTGATGTTTTTTCAGGCTTTGGATTTGCTTCTCAGGATATTTACCTTCATGGGTATTTTAGTGCTTCCATTAAATTACCTTCTGATTACACTGCTGGAATTGTTGTTGCATTCTAT GCTGAGAAGGCAAcatttgaagaagaaagaagaggaG GAAATGGCGCTTTTAACGTTTTCTGCTGTTGCAGGATTGAAGCCACCATGTGATGCTGATGGTTACCATCCAGTCCTTTATATAGAGTTTCAGAGAG ATCAGGAAAATGAAAGGATTGAAGCAAAAGAAAGCCATATCATGGAGATTCAGATTAATGGTGGTACTATTGCCCAGAAGGTTGACTTTGCATAcaacttttttactttttttagaAGCATTCAATTGGCTTGCACTTGA
- the LOC131615957 gene encoding probable xyloglucan endotransglucosylase/hydrolase protein 27 isoform X2, translating to MSLHFGFRNVHVCIFGFDVFSGFGFASQDIYLHGYFSASIKLPSDYTAGIVVAFYVNLFSENTCRLRRQHLKKKEEEEMALLTFSAVAGLKPPCDADGYHPVLYIEFQRDQENERIEAKESHIMEIQINGGTIAQKKKKIDRKKR from the exons ATGTCCTTGCATTTTGGTTTCAGAAATGTCCATGTTTGCATCTTCGGATTTGATGTTTTTTCAGGCTTTGGATTTGCTTCTCAGGATATTTACCTTCATGGGTATTTTAGTGCTTCCATTAAATTACCTTCTGATTACACTGCTGGAATTGTTGTTGCATTCTAT GTTAATCTATTTAGTGAGAACACTTGCAGGCTGAGAAGGCAAcatttgaagaagaaagaagaggaG GAAATGGCGCTTTTAACGTTTTCTGCTGTTGCAGGATTGAAGCCACCATGTGATGCTGATGGTTACCATCCAGTCCTTTATATAGAGTTTCAGAGAG ATCAGGAAAATGAAAGGATTGAAGCAAAAGAAAGCCATATCATGGAGATTCAGATTAATGGTGGTACTATTGCCCAGAAG aaaaagaaaatagacaGAAAGAAGAGATGA
- the LOC131615959 gene encoding protein ROLLING AND ERECT LEAF 2-like, with protein MGASSSKMEDDKALQLCRERKKFVRQALDGRCSLAAAHISYVQSLKIVGTALNKFTEPEPHTESSLYTNATPEALALTDKAMSQSSPSTSQHIDAAEMQNLYPTPSPPSSSTKFHANHVKLSSFSSKKVEEKPPTPVIATVTSSGIARNGNGLSETEAFEDSPLPDGTPQWDFFGLFNPVDHQFSFQDAKGTHHDDGEEIPELEDDVQNVSSSGSRDSEDEFDEEPSAETLVQRFENLNRANSNNHVQASILPMKGDSVSEVESVNEVKGNSPYLTPSKKVPMAALASPETNKPMEKESHSENKVTPKNFFSSMRDIEILFIRASESGIEVPRMLEANKFHFRPIFPGKENGSLASLLCKACFSCGEDPTSQAPEEPAQNPVKYITWHRTASSRSSSSKNPLDANSRENLEEHTNNLFDSSCMISGSHASTLDRLHAWERKLYDEVKASEIVRKQYDMKCKVLRNLESKAEKTSTVDKTRAAVKDLHSRIRVAIHRIDSISKRIEELRDRELQPQLEELIDGLTRMWEVMHECHKLQFQVMSASYNNSHARITMHSELRRQITSYLENELHFLSSSFTKWIEAQKFYLEAINGWIHKCVPLQQKSFKRKRRPQSEILIQYGPPIYATCDVWLKKLGTLPVKDVVDSIKSLAADTARFLPYQDKNQGKETHSHIGGESADGLLRDDVSEDWISGFDRFRASLIRFLGQLNSLSGSSVKMYKELKQAIQDAKNTYHRLNSHSQNGHFNSQSQYGRQNSESQDEQSTSQSQAVK; from the exons ATGGGAGCTTCAAGCTCTAAAATGGAGGATGATAAAGCGCTGCAACTGTGCCGTGAAAGGAAGAAATTCGTTAGGCAAGCGCTTGACGGGCGTTGCTCTCTGGCAGCTGCACATATTTCATATGTTCAGTCACTGAAAATTGTAGGAACGGCTCTTAACAAATTCACGGAACCTGAACCGCACACAGAGTCTTCTTTATACACTAATGCAACACCAGAAGCACTTGCTTTAACCGATAAGGCAATGTCGCAGTCTTCTCCATCTACGTCGCAACATATCGATGCAGCTGAAATGCAAAACTTGTATCCAACTCCCTCTCCTCCTAGTAGTTCTACTAAGTTCCACGCGAATCATGTGAAACTTAGTAGTTTTTCTTctaagaaagttgaagaaaaaccACCTACACCTGTTATAGCGACGGTAACGTCATCGGGCATCGCACGGAATGGAAATGGATTGTCTGAAACAGAAGCATTCGAAGATTCTCCTCTTCCGGATGGAACTCCACAATGGGATTTTTTCGGTCTTTTTAATCCTGTTGATCATCAATTTTCTTTTCAAGATGCAAAGGGCACGCATCATGATGACGGGGAAGAAATTCCTGAGTTGGAAGATGACGTACAGAACGTTTCTTCTAGTGGCTCGCGGGATTCGGAAGATGAATTTGACGAAGAGCCTTCTGCAGAAACTCTAGTCCAAAGATTTGAAAATCTAAATAGAGCTAATAGTAATAACCATGTTCAAGCAAGTATTTTACCTATGAAAGGGGATTCAGTTTCTGAAGTCGAATCGGTAAATGAGGTGAAGGGAAACTCTCCTTATTTAACCCCATCGAAGAAAGTACCTATGGCAGCTTTGGCTTCACCCGAAACGAATAAACCAATGGAGAAAGAAAGCCATAGTGAGAATAAAGTCACACCTAAGAATTTCTTTTCGAGCATGAGGGATATCGAGATTCTCTTTATTAGAGCTTCGGAATCTGGTATAGAGGTTCCAAGGATGCTTGAAGCAAATAAATTTCACTTTCGACCGATATTCCCAGGAAAAGAAA ATGGTTCTTTGGCATCTTTATTGTGCAAGGCATGTTTCTCATGCGGCGAAGATCCTACAAGTCAAGCTCCAGAAG AGCCTGCTCAAAACCCGGTGAAGTACATAACTTGGCATAGGACAGCATCATCTCGATCCTCCTCTTCTAAAAACCCTTTAGATGCAAACTCAAGGGAAAATTTAGAGGAACACACAAATAATCTCTTTGATAGTTCGTGTATGATCTCTGGAAGCCATGCATCAACCTTGGATAGGCTACATGCTTGGGAAAGGAAGCTCTATGATGAAGTGAAG GCTAGTGAGATTGTCAGAAAGCAATATGACATGAAGTGTAAAGTCTTAAGGAACTTGGAATCAAAAGCCGAAAAGACTTCCACAGTTGATAAAACTCGTGCTGCAGTCAAGGATCTGCACTCAAGAATCAGAGTTGCAATTCACAGGATAGACTCTATATCAAAGAGGATCGAGGAGTTACGTGACAGAGAACTTCAGCCACAGCTTGAGGAATTGATTGACGG GTTAACTCGAATGTGGGAAgtaatgcatgaatgccacaagCTTCAGTTTCAAGTCATGTCAGCATCATATAACAACAGCCATGCTAGAATCACTATGCATTCGGAATTACGCAGGCAGATTACTTCATATCTTGAAAATGAACTCCACTTTCTTTCATCAAGCTTCACCAAGTGGATCGAAGCTCAGAAATTCTATCTCGAGGCTATAAATGGTTGGATTCACAAATGCGTCCCTCTTCAACAAAAATcgttcaaaagaaaaaggaggccGCAATCTGAAATTCTTATACAATACGGTCCTCCAATATACGCCACGTGTGATGTCTGGTTGAAAAAGCTCGGCACATTACCTGTCAAGGATGTTGTCGATTCTATTAAAAGCCTAGCAGCTGATACGGCCCGGTTCTTACCATATCAAGACAAGAACCAAGGAAAAGAAACTCATTCTCATATCGGCGGTGAATCAGCAGACGGTTTATTAAGAGACGACGTCTCGGAGGATTGGATTTCAGGTTTTGATCGATTTCGAGCAAGCTTGATTCGATTTCTCGGTCAACTAAATAGTTTATCCGGTTCATCTGTCAAAATGTACAAAGAACTTAAACAAGCTATTCAGGACGCCAAGAACACTTATCATCGGTTGAATTCTCATTCTCAAAATGGTCATTTCAATTCTCAGTCTCAATATGGTCGCCAAAATTCTGAGTCTCAAGACGAGCAATCAACGTCACAATCTCAGGCGGTTAAATAA